The following are encoded in a window of Kitasatospora fiedleri genomic DNA:
- a CDS encoding WhiB family transcriptional regulator produces MSTVITPPPLPSVPTDKTVKADQAHPPEVTLMQLTAIDEADSLGLPIPCRAFDPEVFFAETPADVEYAKSLCGTCPVKAACLTGALERREPWGVWGGELFVQGVVVARKRPRGRPRKTEVMA; encoded by the coding sequence GTGTCCACGGTCATCACACCGCCGCCCCTCCCGTCCGTACCGACCGACAAGACCGTCAAGGCCGACCAGGCCCACCCCCCGGAGGTAACACTCATGCAGCTCACCGCCATCGACGAGGCTGACTCGCTCGGGCTCCCCATCCCGTGCCGGGCCTTCGACCCGGAGGTCTTCTTCGCGGAGACCCCCGCGGACGTCGAGTACGCCAAGTCGCTGTGTGGCACCTGCCCCGTCAAGGCCGCCTGCCTCACCGGTGCCCTGGAGCGCCGCGAGCCCTGGGGCGTCTGGGGCGGCGAGCTCTTCGTGCAGGGCGTCGTCGTCGCCCGGAAGCGCCCGCGTGGCCGTCCGCGCAAGACCGAGGTCATGGCGTGA
- a CDS encoding aminoglycoside phosphotransferase family protein: MWSSLPLGERLRAELGPPRKVRRLVSSPRSRVWRAELSGRPVVVKQLVDSPGADGRYAREAAGLSLAARPGRPGPPVAPALLGADPAARLLVLERLEDRTPGPDWQREYATALAGLHASAPADLQDLAGTAPATDLPAWTGPTGRDLGCFIALARILDVPAPPGARAEAEALLDRLSATPVRHALLHGDPCPGNDLHTADGVRFVDFEQSALGPGAVEFAYLRIGFPTCWCSTAPPAAVLAEAEAAYRTAWRAATGTEAATPAELADACAGWLLRGDALVPKAERGTADHLSRLHHGDWTWGNATARRRLLHRLRVVAELADADTALPVFGRFCATLAARARTAWPTATPLPAERA, encoded by the coding sequence ATGTGGTCCTCCCTCCCGCTCGGCGAGCGGCTGCGCGCCGAACTCGGCCCGCCGCGCAAGGTCCGCCGCCTGGTCAGCAGCCCGCGCTCCCGGGTCTGGCGGGCCGAGCTCTCCGGCCGCCCCGTGGTGGTCAAGCAGTTGGTCGACTCGCCCGGGGCCGACGGCCGTTACGCCCGCGAGGCGGCCGGGCTCTCCCTCGCCGCCCGGCCCGGCCGACCCGGCCCCCCGGTGGCGCCCGCCCTGCTCGGCGCCGACCCGGCCGCCCGCCTGCTGGTGCTGGAACGCCTGGAGGACCGCACCCCGGGCCCCGACTGGCAGCGCGAGTACGCCACCGCGCTGGCCGGGCTGCACGCCAGCGCCCCCGCCGACCTCCAGGACCTCGCCGGGACGGCCCCCGCCACCGACCTGCCCGCCTGGACCGGCCCGACCGGGCGCGACCTCGGCTGCTTCATCGCCCTGGCCCGAATCCTCGACGTCCCGGCCCCGCCCGGCGCCCGCGCCGAGGCCGAGGCGCTGCTCGACCGGCTCTCCGCCACCCCCGTCCGGCACGCGCTGCTGCACGGCGACCCCTGCCCCGGCAACGACCTGCACACCGCCGACGGCGTCCGGTTCGTCGACTTCGAGCAGTCCGCGCTCGGCCCGGGCGCCGTCGAGTTCGCCTACCTGCGGATCGGCTTCCCCACCTGCTGGTGCTCCACCGCCCCGCCCGCCGCCGTGCTGGCCGAGGCCGAGGCCGCCTACCGCACCGCCTGGCGGGCGGCCACCGGCACCGAGGCCGCCACCCCCGCCGAACTCGCCGACGCCTGCGCCGGCTGGCTGCTGCGCGGCGACGCCCTCGTCCCCAAGGCCGAACGCGGCACCGCCGACCACCTGTCCCGCCTCCACCACGGCGACTGGACCTGGGGCAACGCCACCGCCCGCCGCCGCCTCCTGCACCGCCTGCGGGTGGTCGCCGAACTCGCCGACGCCGACACCGCCCTCCCGGTCTTCGGCCGCTTCTGCGCCACCCTGGCCGCCCGCGCCCGCACCGCCTGGCCCACCGCCACCCCACTCCCCGCCGAACGGGCCTGA
- a CDS encoding ABC1 kinase family protein — protein MSDMPRKAVSRTARLAALPLSFAGRATLGLGKRLGGRPAEEVAAELQAQTAEQLFATLGKLKGGAMKFGQAMSVFESALPEDVAGPYRAALTKLQESAPAMPTRTVHAVLAADLGEDWADGFRSFSDQPSAAASIGQVHRAVWKDGRDVAVKIQYPGAGDALLSDLSQLSRVARMLGPLIPGVDIKPLIAELRERVTEELDYGLEAESQQLHAREFAGDADIVVPRVVAQSGRVLVTEWLEGKPLSQVVSDGTRAERDRAGQLLARFLFAGPSRTGLLHADPHPGNFRLVKTGRTAASWKLGVLDFGTVDRLPGGLPRTIGTSLRLALAGDAGAVYDLLRQENFVRPGISLDPDAVLDYLLPIIEPTRAEQFTFSRPWMRTQAARIADPRSPAYNLGKQLNLPPSYLLIHRVTLSTIGVLCQLGATVRLHEELLRWLPGFAGPGNEPKTGPEAGPEPGPGPEAD, from the coding sequence ATGTCTGACATGCCGCGCAAGGCGGTCTCCCGGACGGCCCGGCTGGCGGCCCTGCCGCTGAGCTTCGCCGGGCGGGCCACCCTCGGCCTGGGCAAGCGCCTGGGCGGACGGCCCGCGGAGGAGGTGGCGGCCGAGCTCCAGGCCCAGACCGCGGAGCAGCTCTTCGCCACCCTCGGCAAGCTGAAGGGCGGTGCGATGAAGTTCGGGCAGGCCATGTCGGTCTTCGAGTCCGCCCTCCCGGAGGACGTCGCGGGCCCCTACCGGGCCGCGCTCACCAAGCTCCAGGAGTCCGCCCCGGCGATGCCGACCCGCACCGTGCACGCGGTGCTGGCCGCCGACCTCGGGGAGGACTGGGCCGACGGCTTCCGCTCCTTCTCCGACCAGCCGTCCGCCGCCGCCTCGATCGGCCAGGTGCACCGCGCCGTCTGGAAGGACGGGCGGGACGTCGCGGTCAAGATCCAGTACCCGGGCGCGGGCGACGCCCTGCTCAGCGACCTGAGCCAGCTCTCCCGGGTGGCCCGGATGCTGGGTCCGCTGATCCCGGGCGTGGACATCAAGCCGCTGATCGCCGAGCTGCGCGAGCGGGTCACCGAGGAGCTGGACTACGGGCTGGAGGCGGAGTCCCAGCAGTTGCACGCCCGGGAGTTCGCCGGGGACGCCGACATCGTGGTGCCCCGGGTGGTGGCCCAGTCCGGGCGGGTGCTGGTCACCGAGTGGCTGGAGGGCAAGCCGCTCTCCCAGGTCGTCTCGGACGGCACCCGGGCCGAGCGCGACCGGGCCGGGCAGCTGCTCGCCCGCTTCCTGTTCGCCGGCCCGAGCCGCACCGGCCTGCTGCACGCCGACCCGCACCCCGGCAACTTCCGGCTGGTCAAGACCGGCCGCACCGCCGCGAGTTGGAAGCTGGGCGTGCTCGACTTCGGCACCGTCGACCGCCTCCCCGGCGGCCTGCCCCGCACGATCGGCACCTCCCTGCGGCTGGCCCTGGCCGGGGACGCCGGGGCGGTGTACGACCTGCTCAGGCAGGAGAACTTCGTCCGTCCCGGCATCTCGCTCGACCCGGACGCGGTGCTCGACTACCTGCTCCCGATCATCGAGCCCACCCGCGCCGAGCAGTTCACCTTCAGCCGCCCGTGGATGCGCACCCAGGCCGCCCGGATCGCCGACCCGCGCTCCCCCGCCTACAACCTCGGCAAGCAGCTCAACCTCCCGCCCTCCTACCTGCTGATCCACCGCGTCACCCTCTCCACCATCGGCGTCCTGTGCCAGCTCGGCGCCACCGTCCGCCTGCACGAGGAACTGCTCCGCTGGCTGCCCGGCTTCGCCGGACCGGGGAACGAGCCGAAGACCGGGCCGGAAGCCGGGCCGGAGCCGGGGCCGGGGCCGGAAGCCGACTGA